Genomic DNA from Campylobacter concisus:
CAAAGTCGTCATCGACAAAGCCGTGATGGATGCGCTAAATTTAAAGCTTATCTGCATAAGTGCAACTGGGATGAATAATGTCGATCTAGAGCACGCAAAAGCTAAAAATATAGCTGTTAAAAACGTCGCTGGCTACTCAACAGCAAGCGTCGTGCAGCACACATTTGCCATGCTTTTTGAGCTAACAAATCGCATCAAATTTTATGATGAATACGTAAAAAGTGGCGAGTGGGTGAAAAGCGAAATTTTCACCTATCTTGGCGCAGACATCAGCGAGATCGCTGGTAAAGAATTTGGCATCATCGGACTTGGTGAGATAGGTCGTGGCGTGGCGGTAGTGGCACGTGCATTTGGCGCAAATGTGAGCTACTACTCGACAAGCGGAGCAAATACAAATAGCGAATTTAAGCAAAAAAGCCTAGATGAGCTACTAAGAAGTAGCGACATCATCAGCATCCATGCACCGCTAAATGAAAAGACTAGAAATTTACTAGGCGCAAACGAGATAAATTTGCTAAAAGATGATGCGATAGTGCTAAATTTAGGACGTGGTGGCATAGTGGATGAAGCTGCGATGGCGAGGGCGATAGATGAGAGAAATTTACGCTTTGGCACCGACGTTTTAGAAAGCGAGCCAATGAGCGAAAATAGCCCATTTTTAAATGTAAAAAACAAAGAAAATCTACTCATCACGCCGCACGTGGCATGGGGTAGCCTGGAGGCTAGAAAGACGCTCATCGCAAAGATCGTCGCAAACATCGAAAATTTCATCAATGAGAGCAAGTAATGGGCTATGATATAAGCCATCACGCTATTAGCGAAGATGAAATTTCAAAGTGGTATTTTGAGGCACTTGAGCTTGCAAGGGCTGGTAAATTTGACGAGGTTTTAGTGCTTGCCAGCAAGGCTGGCATAGAGGAATTTTACGCGCAAAAGTACAAAGATACGCTAAATGCTGCGTTGCAGTATAAAGACGATGAAATTTTTAATAAAACTCACGGCTTTTGTATCGCCGTCACACAAGGATTTTTTAGAAAATATTTCTACACTCGGGGCACAGCACTAAGCTCTTTGGCACAGCAAAATGAGAAATTTAAAAACTACATTAGCAACTGGCAAGAAATTTTACCAAGTGAGTTTTTGGATAAATTTAGTGGCGAAATTTATAATGAGATCACCGAAAACTACTGCTGTGGCGCTTATGTGAGCGCTAAAAACGTAGCTAAACTAAAGGCTGACTATGAAGCAGGTGGCGAGGTAAAAGAGGCGGTTGATGGTTTTTACGCTCAAAATTTACCTGCATTTTTAGATGCTCTAAACTATGCATGCGAGCTAGAAACAGGCCTGCTTGAGGCCACTGAGGTCGTGGAGCCAAATCCACTTGATCTAAACAAATCAAGCTCGTATTCAAACCTCTTTAACTGCGATCCAAAGGGTGCTATCATCTACGCACAGACCGCAGTGCAGCAGATTGGCGAGGCTATAAATCAAGAAGAGACTGGCAAAAAGTCGATTTTTGAGAAGATCAAAGGGCTATTTAAATAAATTTAAAAGGATAAAAATGGCAACTGAGCATAGTTTTGATATAAGTGCCGAGGTCGATATGATGGAGGTTAAAAACGCGCTGGAGACGGCAAAAAAAGAGATCGCGGCGAGGTATGACTTTAAAGGGCTTGCGGCTGAGGTAGAGCTAAACGAAAAAGAAAAATTTATCACGCTTCTTAGCTCAAGCGACAACAAGATCGACGCACTAAAAGACATCGTGATCTCAAAGCTCATCAAGCGAAACATCCCACCAGTAGCGATCACAGAGACAAAAAGAGAGCCAGCGAGTGGTGGAAATTTAAAGGCGACACTAAAGCTAAATGACACACTTGACGCTGAAAACTCAAAAAAGATAACCAAAGCGATCAAAGACTCAAAGATCAAAGTGAGCGCGCAGATAAGGGGTGAAGAGATCAGAGTGACAAGCAAAAGCATAGATGATCTGCAGGAGTGTATAAAGCTCGTTAGGGGGTTAAATTTAGAACTTCCAATAAGCTTTAAAAATCTAAAATAACAGCTTCTCGTGAGTGTCTTTAAATGAGCTAGAAAAATTTTCACTCCGTAGGCTATATGCCTAGCGCACGCTTATTTTTTAGTCGCAACATTTAAATCCATCTCACGACATTTTTGTTTAAATTTGAAGTTGGTAGGCTAAATTTTGAAATCATTACGTAATTTTTGGATTTAAAATTTTGTAGGATTTTGGGCTAAATTTGCGAAATTTCGCATAGTTTTTGTATTTAAAATTTGTCGGATTTATGAGTGAAATTTATCTTATCATTTTGCATTCAATTTTGATCTACCTAAAAAAGAAGGACAAAAAATGAGCTTTTTTAAGAAAATTCTCGGTAAACAAATCGATCTTGGCAAGCAAATGCCGATCTATTTTGTAAGTAGCGACGAAGACTACATGCAGCGTGCATTTGAGCAAGCTCGTGAGAGCTTTAGATATTTTTGGCGTGAGGTTTACTGGGAGCGCCACAGGATCGTACCTATGCTTGACTATGCAATGGTAAAAATTTGCTTTTTAGATGTCGTAAATGGCGAAGAAGTTGGCGAGCACATGTGGATAGACGATGTGGAATTTGATGGCGAAACGATATATGGAACACTCGTAAACGAGCCTGACGCCGTGCAAAACGTTAAAGTAGGCGATCAAGTAAGCGTGAAGATAGATGAGATGAGCGACTGGCTCTTTGCGATAGATGGACGTGCATACGGCGGATTTAGCGTGCAGGCGATGCGTTCACGCATGCAAAAGAAAGAGCTAAAAGAGCACGATAAAGAGTGGGGGCTTGATTTTGGGGATTTTAACGATATTTTGGTAGTTTATGAGCAAAAAGAGCATCCTGAAAATTTGATAGAGCATCCAATGAGCAAAAATACATATGAGCAAGTAAAGCAATATATAAAAGAGCACCCAAATATGGTCACGGATGCTGATGAGTTTGGCTATACGCAGCTTCACCACGAGGCGATCGCAGGAAATTTAAATCTTGTAAATCTTTTACTAGAAAACGGCGCTGATAAAAATGCCCGCACAAAAAGTGGCAAAATAGCGGCTGATTTTGCTGAGAATTTAGGCTGGAGCGAAATCGCAAAGGTGCTTAAATAGCAAAATTTGTAAATTTAATTTAGGGACAAAATTTGAGTTATCAAGATATTTTAAATAAAAAAGATGAGAGCGTTAAAAACTCTATAAATTTTATAAATTTCGTTAAGGCAAAGTTTTCAAACGCTAACATAGCAAGCAGCAAACAAGGCAAGCTCATAGCTCTTTTAAATGAAGAATATGAGTCTTATCTTGAGCTAAATAGAACAAATTTTATTGAAATTTCAAAAAAACTTAACGAATTAAAAAAGCAAATTTGTTTTATGATTTTGGATATAAAAGATGAGATTATAAAAGATTTCGATGAGAAAAACTATGAAATTTATATAGGTGCAAGCTATAAGGAACCAGAATATCTTGAAAAAATTAAAAATGATTTGCTAAATAACACTTATTTTGAGAGTAGACTCAGCGAATATTCAGCAAATTTAAAGACTAATTTTATAAAAAATTGCGTGGAAAATTTCTTTAAATATTCAAATTTTATCGTGCCAATCGCTAGTATCTTTTGCTACTTTTTATATTTTGGCTTTGAAGTAAAATATTTCCCGATTTTAGACAGCTCAGAGATGATATTTACAGGTATTTTGCTATTTTGTGCGACTGCATTTATCACGGTTTTTGAGATCGGTATCTTAGTCTTTGTCTCAAACCTTTATCAAAATGACAATAAAAAATACAAATTTAAAAAGCCAAAATTTCTCTTTTTCTATAGCTCAAATTTCATATATTTTTTGACATCCATATCATTTTTCATTTTTGCTTTTATAGCTCATAGGCTTTCTTGTAATTTACTAATGATACTATCGCTATTTCCGCTCTCTTATATCTGTGTAAATTTAGCGGTTTTTTTAAGGATAGATCAAATTTTGTTATATATTTCTTGACTATTATAATGCTTATTTTATTTATCGCATCGACTGTTATTTCAAATAGCATTAGTGGATTTTTGGCACTTTGGATATTATTTTGCTCTTTTATGCTCTCATTCATTCTTGGAATAGCTAGCATAAAAGAGGCGAAAGATTTTACTATTATTTTTTATTCGGCGCTCATTTTCATGATCATTTCAAACTCTCTTTTATTTATAAAATACACAGCAAAAACGCTTGCTATAGGAAATGTTGATTATAAATTTTTACTTATTGACAAAAGCGCTTTAAAAGCTTTGCCAAGCTCGTTTTGCGAGACAAAAGATAAAGACCGAACGGCTTGCGAGATAGATAAAAAGGCAGTTAAAATTTATGACGTGAAGTCACTTTGCAATATTGGTAAATTTTATTATTTGCAGACGAAAGATGGAGTAAAATTTGAGCTTGATGCAAGCAAAATTATCTCAAGAGCTAAGAAGTAACTTCCTTAAGCTTTGGGGCTAAAATTTGATCGATACGTGAAATTTGCAGATTTAATAAATTAAAATTTATAGGCCAAATTTATGTGGCTAAGCTAAAAATTTCTTTAGCACAAGGCTAAATTTATTAAAAGTTAGCTATCCTAACACATAAATTTAAAACCAAACTTATTTAAGGCGATTAGTTATGATATTTAAAAATATTGTCGAGAATTTTGCCGTAAATTACGCTCATAATTCTATTCAAAGATCACTATATAATGAATTTAATATAGACATTTTAACCACAGCCTACACCAAAACTCCCAAAAAAGACAAAAAGTATATGCTCTACGCACATGTACCATTTTGTCACACATTTTGCCCGTATTGCTCGTTTCATAAGTACCACTATGAACAAGAGCTTGCAAAAATTTACTTTGAAAATTTACGTGAGGAGATGAGGCAGGTTAAAGAGGCTGGATTTGACTTTGATTCACTTTATGTTGGTGGTGGCACAACGCTTATAAATGAGCCTGAGCTTGAAAAGACACTTAAACTTGCAAAAGAGCTTTTTAGTATAGATGAAATTTCAGCAGAAAGCGATCCAAATCACATCTCACCCGAGAGTTTAGCTAGATTTGATGGATTAATAGATCGACTAAGCGTTGGCGTACAAAGCTTTGATGATGAAACGTTAAAAAGAG
This window encodes:
- a CDS encoding D-2-hydroxyacid dehydrogenase, with product MKIVCLDAATLGENVDLSVFKKFGEFISYQKTKSEEVVPRLKGVDVVITNKVVIDKAVMDALNLKLICISATGMNNVDLEHAKAKNIAVKNVAGYSTASVVQHTFAMLFELTNRIKFYDEYVKSGEWVKSEIFTYLGADISEIAGKEFGIIGLGEIGRGVAVVARAFGANVSYYSTSGANTNSEFKQKSLDELLRSSDIISIHAPLNEKTRNLLGANEINLLKDDAIVLNLGRGGIVDEAAMARAIDERNLRFGTDVLESEPMSENSPFLNVKNKENLLITPHVAWGSLEARKTLIAKIVANIENFINESK
- a CDS encoding YajQ family cyclic di-GMP-binding protein, giving the protein MATEHSFDISAEVDMMEVKNALETAKKEIAARYDFKGLAAEVELNEKEKFITLLSSSDNKIDALKDIVISKLIKRNIPPVAITETKREPASGGNLKATLKLNDTLDAENSKKITKAIKDSKIKVSAQIRGEEIRVTSKSIDDLQECIKLVRGLNLELPISFKNLK
- a CDS encoding YegJ family protein, yielding MSFFKKILGKQIDLGKQMPIYFVSSDEDYMQRAFEQARESFRYFWREVYWERHRIVPMLDYAMVKICFLDVVNGEEVGEHMWIDDVEFDGETIYGTLVNEPDAVQNVKVGDQVSVKIDEMSDWLFAIDGRAYGGFSVQAMRSRMQKKELKEHDKEWGLDFGDFNDILVVYEQKEHPENLIEHPMSKNTYEQVKQYIKEHPNMVTDADEFGYTQLHHEAIAGNLNLVNLLLENGADKNARTKSGKIAADFAENLGWSEIAKVLK